The window AAGAAACAGGGGAAAAAACGAGGAAGACGGACGGTACAGATGCTCTCCGCTCGCTTCCTTCCCTTTCTTTCGGTCCGCTCCGGTCTTCCCATTTTCCAGCGCTCATCATCTCCGGTTTTGTCCTTTTCTGGATTTCTTCTAGAGACTTTGTTCGGTTtgagggagggaaaaaaaaacacattccGTCGAGGAAATTCGTCcagtttaaaattttgattccacgaaattaaaaatgaaacgAGAGACAATGCAAGGCATTATCATCTAATTGTActagcaaaaaaaaagtatttggaAGGCGTATGTTATCTAAATAAAATCCACAAATTAAGAACCATGAGTTAAACGGGGCAAATTGGTCCGTCTATTACCTTGTCGATAGTTTAGAGTATGCACGATTAGTATAGAACAAAGAAACAAGCGCATTGAAAGtattaaaatttgttataaatatgtaattaagtcataaattttttaaaaagtacaattaattcctaaaaattatcaaGTCTGTGCAATGTAGTTTTTACTAGCCACATCTAAAGGAAAATGTTaacgtttttttttaaatattttctctctcctccataaCACTAACGTGGCTAAAACATGAAATATATGattattcctttttttcatttagcttattttctaatctaatttaaataaaatttgggttAAAAATATCATATGTTGATCAAAATCCCCAACCTCCGAGAGCATTTATGTGCTTCCATCTTGGATACAACCGTTCATAATATTTTCGAGTTTACGAAAGATATGCATAAAAAATGTTGCTCGCCTCGAATTTTAATCTTCCCCCACTACTTTTAAATCACTCACTACATATCGCATTACATATTCATGCGTTgtggtaagtatatctctaatTCACATACCGAAGTCTGCTAAGTTCCTTGATCGCCTTCATATACATGGGGAAAAGTACCTTGTCAAGTTTATACCAACAAATGCTTATTAGTAGTTAAAGAGTGGACATGTACTTGTTCTTCTTCGTGAAATTtctcatcataaaaaaaaaaaaaaaaaaaaaaaaaaaaaaaaaacactctcGAATTTTTTATGCCCCATTAGGAGTGTAGCAGCTATATAAAAACGCGTTCCCATCTTATATGATGatgttattattatcatcacaTGGGTTAACACCAACAAGATGCCCGATCAATTAACATAGGACTTCAGATATAAAATCTCAAATCCATCGTGAGAGAGTGTGGCATTGAGAATCCCTGAGAAAGTGAATGAATATGGATGCGGCACAACTAGCCCTGGCTCCAACTAACtgctaaataaataaataaataaataaataaaaatcacgggGTTGTCAATTATTTTAGCGAAGGTAAACAAATTAAGGAATTCGTTTTTGCAGAAAACTTAGATTTGCACGAGCAATAAATATCTCTGTCGCCTACcttcttttgaatttaaaaaaaaattcatttcacaCTCCATGAATAGCTTTGAAACGCACACGTTCTTCTCGTGAATTCGGCTAcgataataaatattttttcgcTCAGCTCGATTTAAAAggaacatttatttaaatcccCATTTAATTTATCATTCTGATTAAGAGCATGTGGTGGCTTGGCAGttaaatcttttcctttttcagccaACTCACAAGGTGCACTGCCCAATCCAACCTTCAACTTTCAACTCCAGATTGTTCCAAGCaccttaaataaaaaaatcctcaaatatttagggaaaaattgaaaaaaaaaatcatctttgaTCTATTAACCATTTTCATGTCGCTATTCTTACTTGTAGCGCTTACATACTTCTAAGCAAAACTCCATGTTAAAAAGATCAAATTGCCCTCCCAACAAACTTGATTTAGTATGTTTTGGGGGTCCCACATGATTTAATAGATCATTGGAAGTGGTTAACGTAGTTAGAAAGTACCCAATGAAAGAGGGTCCaagtgatttaatttttttgttgatttcgaatgttttttttttttttttgggtgtgagAATTTTGGATCCGAGGATGAACATTTATAATTAGGTGCACGGATGTTATAAGTAAAGTGATCTCTATATATAAAACTCGAAAATACATTAGATATTGAAAGAGTAAAATAAGCAGTCATAAGACGAAATGTGGAATATGGTTTATATAATTCTTGTGCCACGGTATTTGATCAAACGTACGACTGAAGAAATACGCCATCTCCTTTTCCTAACAGGTGTTTGAGCTCTATTCATGGTATAGGAGATTGCATGATTTGAAGAGACAAGCGTGACGACTTTGTGTCATGATTTTCAACTTGGATCTTCTGCTTTGGCAAGCCTCAAGAAAGTAAGATCAGAGTGGTGATCAATGAAAACGATCTCTTGCTTTTTGTGTAAGTCGCCATCACAACTTACGTATTATGTCCACTCGCCGATCCATTAACCTACTTCCTCATGGCACACCAAGCATAGATAGATCGGCTTGCAACAACATCCTAAATCTTATAGAGAGCGTGAGAAATATCATtgtagggaaaatttcaaataaaaatctaaaaacatCTTGTTTAAAATCAGGCTATGAAGTAGagctattttttcaaaagataatcATTGGTAAATATTGTCTCAactaaaaaaactcaaatggcAAATTTAGTCTCGAATGAGGATCTAAAGTGGTTTGAAGTCCCCCTATAAGTGATCATATCCAAATCAATCGAATTCAATGATAGCAAGACAAAGTTGTCATTTAcaacccttatttgagactaaattagCCACTTTAACCCTTATTTGATATTAAGATAATTGTTGTGGATCCTTATGTGAAACAATGTCTATTATGAGCtttcttatgaaaaaataaagcCCTACTTATAACCCTTATTAAGTGCAAGCCCATACAGGAATTACCATGGAAGCACCCCTTTTGAGGCTTGAATCACATTCAGTTGAAGTCATCATTTGTTACTCATGATGTTTTTAACAGAGGATTtagttttatattttgaaaattatcaagTATATAAAATCTATTATATCTCATGAATTGCGCAATCGAgtcatttttttctcataacACACATCATTCCACGGATGCACCTCCCAACATATCAATTGTCAACATCATAGACCTAAATTATTGGTTGTACAAATTGATAAGTCAAATAATTCGATTACAGATGTTAAAGTGTCATAACCCAACCTATTTTCGGTGCACCGACATAATTCCTTTCATTGAACTTATCTTTACATGTCGAGTgagggtctttttttttttttgggccatgACTTACCCACCAATTTATTGCACTGTACGTTTTCTGTTATCCAAAGCTGCAAAAGCCTGTCAATACAAACCTAGTATCACAATCAAGGGTCAATCTTGATTCTTAAATCTTGATCTGTCCTTTCATGGGGAAATAGACAAGAGGACTtagtactctttttttttttttttggcaagtgGACAGAAAGCTATACAGCAATATCGAGCCTTCCCTTTTTTACCGGCGCCTTTTACTCAGGATCTACACCACACATTTTAAAATACAATTTAGGTAAAAACGGGGGAGGCAAAGATCCAATTCTTAATCGCCCCctttttttcctagaaaaagTGCAATGCCGAAAATAGTACAGTGCAGGCTCCAGATGATGTCGCCACCTTTGTTGCGCCCCGACAAAATGGAATGAAGTCGAAAGTCATGAACTCATGATGCCTCGCAgccattaaaaaaacaatttctctccCATCATGACATGCCCTATGAAGGCTAGGATAGAACTTGGACCAACGTCAAAAGCGCCTCGCGTCACTTGTCTCcgaaaatcagatttttttttttttataagattacTAACCTGGAAATCCCGATATGATATATgtataatgaatttatttaaaattaaatctcaatttgatatttttataataactttatctttaattaatttttgtcaaatttaatcattaaatttGTTAACCTCAACAATACATGGAACCTATAGCgtaaatatgacaaaaaaacataaactgatatatccgtgacaaatttaacaaTTATTTATGCGAGAAATTTAatggtatacttgtgataaattcataatttttcatgatattaatcttaTGGATTTTCacgtaaatttgtcacattacGATAATTCGTCACCATGTGTCATTCATGTTAgtaaatttaataataaaattttgcaaaatttaacGCGGTGTAAAATTGTTACAAGTGTATTAATTTTAGgtttagttttgggtaaatgtttcaaaagtgtatcaattttgggtttcgatgattaaaaaattatttatggtCAATTTGTCACGAGTGTATCGCTTCAACCGGTTATTATATTCCACATCTTCGAAAGAAAAGAACTTCaatcaaaatacttaatattaaTAGCATGTCAATACATTTATACAAAACTTCTACCTTGAGCACACGCGATGAAGTCGTAGACAGTCAAATGAAATCCAATACACGAGATAATTTGATCTACGGATAatgtcttttgaaatttttcgtgatattaatcctaCCTCCCTTGGTCTGCTAGCTTAGACATGCAGATCAAGATTCTTAACATGGTATCGAAGTCGAGTTCTATCCTAAGATGGGGTGTTGGAAGTATCTCAAATTGCTTAATTAGGGTTTTGTATGCTCTCTGTGTTTTTTTAAACAGTCCCCTTTTCTTATTAGTTCAAGTTTTTGAATTGAACATTCTGACCTTCGTTTCTTTCGATAAAATATAGATCCGCGAATCTTTTCTATAGATTTTCACCATGCCAGTCCTTGCTTTCGAATGTGAACCTTTGGCACCTGGTCATGGAAAAGGGCAAGAAGCATCACATGTCTATAAAATCGGGCCTTTTTAACATGATTAGACTGGTCTTAATACAGAGTGCCCAGAAAGGGCCATGCCACTCCACACTCCACCATGAAAATGTGGgcgtttttgcttttttcttggTGGGTGTGGAGTGCTATAATGTGCATGCTTTTTCGATTTCACCCCCATCTCCTCACTTACCCCCCTGGGTAAAAAGGATGGCGGTGAACCGGCCTGGTTGGGGTTGGTGGTGGCATGCGTGGTCCGAAATTGGCATCTTGACCCTTTAGGCGGGAGGGTTGTGAAGTTTGAAATGCTCAGGGTATACCGTTGTGTTAAGATTTTTGCACACACGATGCGTGTATGAAGATCTATAACATTCTTCGGGTTTATTTGCTCTTGTCCGAGTTGTATTTCTATCGATGCATTGGTTTGTCGcgattatgtttctttttctccattttggcTGGTTGTTATTGcttgaaaaggagaaaattcgCATGTTGGATGGTTAACACCACGAGAATTAGGGTAGGGATAGAGGATCCGGGcctttaaacttttttttcgaGAAGTATCGATGTGATTTTGAAAATGGTAAGCCTAATCTACCATTAGAGATATTGACTTTGTACTACATGTGTGACTTTTAAGATATGTACTTTGTTTTTACGAGGATAATGGCCATGTCTTTCTATGAATGAACTTTTAATATGGCTTAGTATACCACAGAATTGCCTAATCCTTAAATGGAGTTAACTATAAGGTATATCCTATAGATCTATCACACATTCAAATGTTAAATTCAAATAATTCTCACCCTACGTTAATCTAAATCTGTTTTTTAACTGTtcaaatttgttttgtttaaatgTACTTCGAATACTCGAACATTTccacattttattttctttcagatTTGCAATAAGTGCacctttttatgtttttggttTTGCCGGAAAGTGTACatctctattatttttttttgttcgttAAAAAGAGTGGACGGAATTAAGACCCTACTCCACTCTCTATTAGAAATTTTGATTTAAGGCGCTACTGAAACAAATAATTGCCTATTAGGCTTTATCTCACTTCCACCAAGTGCCAGTGGAAAACTCAAAACCAACTATGTAGTTAAGCCCAATACTCATTTTTCATCGATAAACCAAGGTTTCTTGAGACTGCAAATAAGCCGACAATGAAGCAATCAATTTCTAGGTTTCGGCGTAAACCTAATTGGTTACTATTATTGCTAGGACAATTAGACATCCAATCTGTAATCGCAATGACCCAATCATAAGAGCGGAGCTCTACCAGCGCAACTTTGGCTTGCAAATCGAGTCTCGGACCACTCAACTTACCGCCCGATTAGTGTACATTTACGTTGGAATGATACTCATGATGAGTTCCAATCATCAAATGCCCTTTCCCCTTCTCATTTCCACCTTCTAGGAAAATGGGCCTAAATGACATTCATTGGTCAATATAGATCCGTCCACATATGAGCCCATTTGTCGTTGAGACCCGATTGGTCGGACTTACtttaatatttatgactaatCGGGCCGGATCCTTGGCGAAAGCACATCTCGGCACTAACATCAACGATAATCATTAGTGACGGTCGGTAATGGAATAATCTTTCCAAAAGGCTTGAAAATAAGGGTTCTATTTTTGGAGTTAGcttataattaaaaatgttaatCATGTGCAAAATCGATTTGTTAATAAGACACCATAAGCTGCTACTCAATTCTTTTCCACACATTGGGCATACGGGTGATCGGTTTTGGGATGGAtgattccaaaaaattagaatcggaACAGCTCGTTAGTTTTATAGACCCACGTAGAAACTGGTCGGCACTAAGTATTCGATTCCGCAATGGTTTCAGAGAACTAGTTTAAATGTCTCCAACGAAACACAAGGTTCTGCACAAGTGCAGATGAAAAGACGTCTTCAAAGGATTTTCATCCCCATCCGCATTCTCCCTGTTATTTTGCCCGAGAAATACAATAAACgagcaaaataaaatttggattttgataACCAAATCTCACGCTTCCATGTTGCTTCATAGGATTGCAGTTTAATTGATTCATCTCTTGAGGTGTAATCAAACAAATTCCTACGATTCccagaaaagacagaaaaatacGGTAAGGAATTGGAACATGTATACCTTGGAAGCGACATAATGGTTGTTCGACAGCTGAAGAGAACACGAGATCTGCTTCTTCATCTCAACTAATCAAACCacaacaaaatagaaataaatctcAAAACACGAACGACATACCTGCCAAAAGCCCAAATCGAAAAGAGAActgtgaaaataataaaatgtacGAGGAAACTTCAGCTCCAAGGGCTTGATGTCAAGCAGTTTGAAGTGCccatcttttccttcttcaaagAGAGGCAAGTaggaaattagggttttcatctaatatatatgtatgtatgtattggTCTAGTCTGGTCTGGATAGATAGTTCCACACTTGAAACTGGGACCAAACAAGTTATTGttctttttataagttttataattcaattgcattttctcGACAGATTTTAGAATTTCAAGTGCACCTTTtatacataaaagaaaaagtcttaaatctattatacatATGCTAATtcgatcataaatttttcaatttttattttgggaaaaactCATTTCATTTTAAAGAATAGATGAGTACATCAGTTTTGCTTCCAAGCATAACAATTAACAAGTGCTCTAGGCCGGATCGGGAGGCGGAAGAGTCCCAGCTCAAAGGAAGAGTCGTGCAGAATTGGACTTTTATGGCCCAATCCgctattttgttttgaaatctaGAGGAATGGGCCAAGGATGGGGTAAAGTTGTCAAGATCCTTTCGCACCCTTTGACTAACTCTACTTCCTCCCACGTGGGTTCATCAATCAACGCCTCGTACATGCTAAACCAAAGTAAAACTCATTtgatttagttaatttagtttaaaattttttgacgatttgtcattATAATCctttagctaattttggcctaaAATCGTTGGCATAGTGGTTTAGTCAGCAATTGTCCAACGCTACCGTAAACATTTTTGTaatgttttataaattttttcttttactttttgccTAGTTCTTTGCATAGTGAGGGTTGCGATGTCCTTGTTGGTtataaaagtttatgactgaattgacacgtgtataataaatttaagagctttttggtaattttctcgaGAATATCTTGCAAAGCAATCGTGAAGAGGGTTGAGAGGTCTTTTCCTTGCGAATCGCGTTTCAAATCGCTTTTCATCATAAATGTGGGAGGGAACAAGTCCACATGACGCAAAAAAGATAAGGCGAGGCGACAAAAGGGTCGTAGTCCGAGAAAGTTTGATGTGCTCAAATGCTGAGGAAGTCAAGATAAGGACGTGACATCGAACGACTTTAGCCAATTCCGAGCACATTGGACTCGCCAGCGATGGTTGAAAAATCGAATCTCATTCGATCCGAATGGCCTTTTGGGTGACCACGACAACGATCCAATCGTCATCAACGTGGAGTCAATTTGATCCATTCCTTTCCTCCGTCCATGCAAAGCGAACGGTATGTAAACAGATGGTGGTGATAGTAACTGGAGTTAGGCAGTAGATAGGAAAATTCAAGTGTCGCGGTCGATCTAATTCATGGAGGAGGAAATTGGGCTGTTCTCAACGTGACTCTAAATAAGATAGTCACATCAGTGTAAATTCGAAGCCAAAGAAGTCAAAGGGCTTTGGAAAGTGATTGCGGGCATGTACAAGAGTTGAAAACACCTCGTTAGGGATCTAAAGTTACTACATTTATTTGAAGGATGGTTCACTATGTTCCAACGCaatctaaaaagaaagaaaaaaattatattccaaTGTCTGATTCAAACGAAGCGCTTATCCAAGCAAGGTAAAAAGTTTCTCCCCTGTTGACAAAAAAACGGGCACAAAAAGTCTATCAACATTAATGACCCTCTGTCAAAGTTGTTGTAAAGTCCCTTTATTCGTCATGGAATGTTTCTGATTGTAGTGTTATGTCTAAATTATAAGGTTTAGTGTGTAAttataatttcgaaaataaccACCTGAATGAAAACTCGAAATCATCCTAGAACTATAATTATTTCGTAATTTcaatttcgaaaatattttctcttaatttcGCATgggaaatcattttgaaaaaaaaaatgaagcccGATGCATTTTTCAAACTGTTTTCACATGCTAGACTGCCGAGTGCGAATGAAAAAACACGAAAAGTCAAGAAGTAACCAATATTTTAGGGTCTCATAAGCAAACGCGGCCCACCCAGTCCCCAAAATCCCCACAAAAGTCCAACCGATTACGATGGGCCCACCCACCACATGGCCCAACTCATCTCCTCCTTGCCGGCCCAACCTCCATTACCACTCTCTCTTCAAATCCTCACTCGCTCCCCCTTCCCTCACTCCCTCtgttactctctctctcctctctctctctctcagatggAGCCGTGGCTCGACGACTTAGCGGACGATCTGCAGAGCCTGAGCTTCAcctccaccgccaccaccgccaccaccgccgatGTCCACCGGAGCACGAGCTGCAGCTCCGAGGCCACCCTCACGGTGGCCTCGTCCTCCGCCCACGGCTCATTCTCCTCCTGCACCGCCGCCAGGCCCGGCCACCACCGCCCCCGCCCCCACCTCGCGCTCTCCGACCTCCGATTCCTCCACCGGCTCGGCTCCGGCGACATCGGCTCCGTCTACCTGGCCGAGCTCAAGTGCGCCGCCGCACCGGCCGCCTCCGccgcggcgggcggcggcggcggcgactgcCCGCTGTTCGCCGCCAAGGTGATGGACAGGCGGGAGCTCGCGAGCCGGAGCAAGGAAGGGAGAGCGCGGACGGAGCTGGAGATCCTGGAGATGCTGGAGCACCCCTTCCTGCCGTCGCTCTACGCGAGCGTGGACTCCCCAAGTGGCTCTGCCTCCTGACGGAGTTCTGCCCCGGCGGCGACCTCCACGTGCTCCGCCAGCGCCAGCCGCTCAAACGGTTCGAAGAAACTGCCGTCAGGTGCGTCatgttctctctccctctctctctctctctctgtgtcaaTTTCTTTCCACTATCTTCGAGTAGCAATAAACTATGCTCGCGTTTCCGCACTCGCTCCCAGAAACTTTCTCGAATATTACACGCCTCGAACAGCGGATGGTTGCGTTAAAAACAATTCataaattaccaaataaaataatagaagaTTTTATATCACGGATTTAGAAGATAAGCAGAACGGCCGGAATGCTCTCTCCTCGCGGCGGTGGCGGAGATCACGCCTCCGCCGCGCCGGTCCGCGTATCCATCCGGAATCCTGCCGGTTCGGATCGGGGAAACGGAAAATCGAAGGAAGGGAGACGGTTTGGAAAGGAGCGGATGTGGAATCCGGGCGGTTTGAACAGTGCGGGAGCAATCGCCGTTTGGCTTAAGCCAGGCGTAACATAATGCTCGGAAAACGACGCGTCGTACGGCGGGCCCCCCATCGCCTGGCAAAGGCTAGTGCAGTCGAGGTCGCCAGAGGTGGGGTGGGTCCCGCTAGGGTCGTTTTAGATTTGCAGTGAAACGACCGATCGATGAGCGCATACGGTTTTTACGCTGGAATCTTGCCTGTACTTTGGGCTAGCCCGGCACGGGGAGCGgctcttttccttccttttttctgaAGAACGTttcatcaaaagatttggaAAACTAGCGTGGCGTTTGAGGAAATTACTGTGGGgcaaatttgggaagaaatcGAAATGGTCATGTGTGGGGGGAGGGGCCCCACTTCGAGGTCCGAGCCTTCAACGCGTGGTGGGAAGGTTGCAGATTCGGCATGTGCCCCCATTGAATACTCTGCTTTTTTATACGAGAGCTCGCGCGAATAAACTAACATCGCCACGTTAGAGCCACTACGCTCTTGCTTTTTAATATATGCGATTGGCGAACCGGCTCGATCGCGTCATTGTTAATTGTTGTgcgtcttcttttctttctaaccTGCGTAAGCGATTGGGGTTCTGGAACTCGGTCTCTGAGGTGATCGCGACTGGGGGATGTTACTCGGGGTAGAGATTCGTTCCGGCTGATGCGATTTATAAATGGGGTTGAAGATGCTTATAAGCTTGGATGCAATGAATGTTGgagatgcttctttttggatgggAGTTCTACATGGTTGACTGCCGGGACCGTTTTCTGTCCTCGGTCGTCCGTTACGTCGTCGGCTTAAATCCTCGGGTGAATTGCGTACGGTGGTCGATCAGCGGTCACTAGACAGACTCATTTATTAACCCGAGGCTGAAGCTTTAGGCTTTCCAATTCCGGCCTCTACTTGTTTCAATTTCGGTGCATGTGCATGCGGATTGGGGTTTACAGGTGAAATCTGGGTCATCGGTGGAATTGCTGTGGACCCCTTACCATGAGCTCATCCTTTTTAGTACGGTGGGAGTTCTACAAGTTTTACAGTATCTGCACGAGAAGTAATTATCGCCCGGTCTCAATCGTACGGGTAATTTGTAAGGTCAAATGGGATCGTGACTTTCGAGAAGGGAGGGAAGgtatttttttgggttggggAGAGGGGTGGGGGACAGTCGATGGTCATTATTGGCTCCGACTCTTGAGAAGCCACACAGGGAAGAGGCATATGTCTTCCAAAGAACAGCAAACGGTCCCTTGCACAGGTACAGCTCAGCGCAAGACCCAGAACGGAATAGCTAGTTTGTCCTTTTCCATTTGGCTCGGAAAGTCCTCTAAAGAAAGTGAACAGGAGGAGGAATTCCGCAGATTCCCTGAAAGATGTCTGCAAGAGTTCGAGACCAGATGTTAGATGTTAGGGAGATAAGCGTTCAGGCATGCCCCATTAGATTGCAAAGCTCATGTCTCAAGTGGGATGTCGATTATTTTTTCGCTTTGCTCCACATTATTGATCCAATTTGTTTGCCCGGAAATCACGTAAATCACGTTGCGTCGCTTGTTCCCGTCCTTTATGACGCCGTGGACCGTGGGCTCGAGCTTTGCACCTTTTTTTAATTGTCTCTTAGCTTAGATTAGTGCTGGTCTGTGTTATCTTTATGTGCTTTTGgtctagtgttttttttttatgtgtttggCGTTTAATGCCTTAAGTCTCGTGATCTCTCCAGGTTCTACGCTTCGGAGGTGGTGGTAGCTCTAGAATACCTTCACATGATGGGAATTATTTACCGTGACCTGAAGCCTGAAAACGTGCTTGTCCGATCCGACGGCCACATCATGCTCACTGACTTTGACCTCTCCCTGAAGTGCGACAGCTCAACGTCGACGGCCCAGATCGTCTCTGACCAGAACCCGCCGGTCTCAGCCCCTAAGACCGACAACCCGATCAACCCCCGCCCGTTCAACTCATCTTCGTGCATCCTTCCCAACTGTATAGTCCCCGCTGTGTCCTGCTTTGGGCCGAAGCGGAAACGCAAGAAGAAGCAGGGGCGCTGTGGTGGGCCAGAGTTCGTGGCCGGGCCCATCGATGTCCGGTCCATGTCATTCGTTGGGACCCACGAGTACTTGGCCCCGGAGATCATCTCCGGCGAGGGACACGGGAGCGCCGTTGATTGGTGGACGCTGGGGATATTCATGTTCGAAATGTTTTATGGGGTGACCCCCTACAGGGGGATGGACCATGAGCTGACCCTGGCCAACATAGTGGCTCGAGCTCTTGAGTTCCCCAAAGAGCCTGCCGTGCCGGCTGCAGCGAGGGACCTCTTAACCCAATTATTGGTAAAGGACCCAGCCAGGAGGCTGGGGTCGACAATGGGCGCGTCGGCGATCAAGCATCACCCATTTTTCCAAGGAGTGAATTGGGCATTGTTGAGATGTAATCAACCGCCGTTTGTACCCCCTCCCTTTAGTAAAGACATTGTATCGGACGATAGTTGTCCAGAGACTCCAGTCGAGTACTATTAGCAAGTTAACGCAATAAATAGAGTACACACATGAAAATGGCCCATTGCAGCTGATGGTACGGTCATTTCTTAAGTaggtgcattttttttttttttgggagcaAAAAGTAGGTGCATTTGATTGCCTGAATAAAAGGGTGAATAGAGTATCATATTGCTatcttttgttctctctctccttcttgaGAAAAATACCCCGCGTATAATAATGAATAGAAACATACTTTTTTGTACATATTATCTTCTTAGATGCTTAATCACCATGATCTTGGAAAGTGTGTTCACTTTTGTCATGATGGTTTTTGTAAATGCATATGGCGGAATAGAGAGAGAGCAAGCTTAGGTAACCACCAAGCGGTCGCCCTCCAGTGGGGTGCGACCATTGTCAGTGGTTGCCTATATATCACGGCCTCaacaatggttttttttttttttagtcagtTGGCCTCAACAAtagttgaatttatcaagatTTGAATGTGTATGTGATCACAttgctcagagagagagagggagtcaTGTAATCAAGGCCGTGATGATCCTTATATCCACAATTGTGTTGTTATTCATGTACCAAAATAAATGCTGGCTTATtccttctcatttatttttttctttcatttgtttaataCGGCGATCCGATCTGAGTTGAATTAAAATCATTTCACTCCATTGACCCTAAATACTTTATCCAAAATTTATGAAGTCTTAGTGGAGTTTCTCTGTTTCGGAATACCACACCAACTATAAATTTTACATTCTATCCCGAATCCTAGTCAGGCCAGCAAATGGGGCCAAGCATATAGCTAGGCAAAGAGACCCCAGTATACTGTCACTTATAATAAGAACATACATATTTACAACTACACGGTGGGGACTATACATATGTCAATGGTGCAATATGTCAActgggaagaaagaaagaaagaaagaaagaaagaaagaa of the Eucalyptus grandis isolate ANBG69807.140 chromosome 10, ASM1654582v1, whole genome shotgun sequence genome contains:
- the LOC104421283 gene encoding LOW QUALITY PROTEIN: protein kinase G11A (The sequence of the model RefSeq protein was modified relative to this genomic sequence to represent the inferred CDS: inserted 1 base in 1 codon), translated to MEPWLDDLADDLQSLSFTSTATTATTADVHRSTSCSSEATLTVASSSAHGSFSSCTAARPGHHRPRPHLALSDLRFLHRLGSGDIGSVYLAELKCAAAPAASAAAGGGGGDCPLFAAKVMDRRELASRSKEGRARTELEILEMLEHPFLPSLYASVDXPKWLCLLTEFCPGGDLHVLRQRQPLKRFEETAVRFYASEVVVALEYLHMMGIIYRDLKPENVLVRSDGHIMLTDFDLSLKCDSSTSTAQIVSDQNPPVSAPKTDNPINPRPFNSSSCILPNCIVPAVSCFGPKRKRKKKQGRCGGPEFVAGPIDVRSMSFVGTHEYLAPEIISGEGHGSAVDWWTLGIFMFEMFYGVTPYRGMDHELTLANIVARALEFPKEPAVPAAARDLLTQLLVKDPARRLGSTMGASAIKHHPFFQGVNWALLRCNQPPFVPPPFSKDIVSDDSCPETPVEYY